The following proteins come from a genomic window of Oncorhynchus mykiss isolate Arlee chromosome 19, USDA_OmykA_1.1, whole genome shotgun sequence:
- the LOC110497452 gene encoding fibrinogen gamma chain isoform X1 — translation MAPSLLPTAAGVLLLFSLSSAQMRGDYSEDCTPRDGFGKYCPTTCGVADYLNRYKPAVDKDLDEMEDILGRITNLTTGATEKVTYMKDSATQHQKSGGDVHYKRSASILDDVLRFEKTVVSQEEQIYQLQGILESNKKRMLDLKQMSIQLDQKCKDPCKDTVEIKPTTGKDCQDIANKGAKTSGLYYVKPLKAKEEFLVYCEIDSFGRGFTVLQRRRDGSVDFNKDWIQYKEGFGYLSPDDTTEFWLGNEKMHLLSTQSSIPYVLRIELTDWVGNKKYADYAMFKVGPEIDMYRLTYAYYFGGDAGDAFDGFDFGDDPSDKFYTSHNGMQFSTSDKDNDKFQGNCAMQDGSGWWMNRCHAAHLNGKYYQGGKYTEKDAGESGYDNGIIWATWHSRWYSMKETTMKIIPTNRITAGDGQQTGGVKQFGGL, via the exons ATGGCTCCTTCCCTTTTGCCCACAGCCGCAGGCGTTCTTTTGctattctccctctcctctgca CAGATGAGGGGAGACTATTCCGAGGACTGCACACCAAGGGACGGATTT GGCAAGTACTGCCCGACGACATGTGGCGTGGCTGACTACCTCAACAGGTACAAGCCGGCGGTGGACAAGGACCTTGATGAAATGGAGGACATCCTGGGTAGAATAACCAACCTTACCACGGGGGCCACGGAGAAAGTCACCTACATGAAGGATTCGGCAACACAACATCAGAAGTCTGGTGGAG ACGTCCACTATAAAAGGTCAGCCAGCATACTGGATGATGTCCTGCGCTTTGAGAAGACCGTCGTCTCACAGGAGGAGCAAATATA TCAACTCCAGGGGATCCTGGAATCCAACAAGAAGAGGATGTTAGACCTCAAACAGATGTCCATTCAGCTGGATCAGAAATGCAAAGATCCCTGCAAGGATACTGTGGAAATCAAACCCACCACAGGGAAAG ATTGCCAGGATATTGCCAACAAGGGTGCCAAAACCAGCGGTCTGTACTACGTGAAGCCACTGAAGGCTAAGGAGGAGTTCCTGGTCTACTGTGAGATTGACAGCTTCGGCCGCGGCTTTACCGTACTGCAGAGG AGACGTGATGGCAGCGTAGACTTCAACAAGGACTGGATCCAGTATAAGGAGGGCTTCGGCTACCTGAGCCCAGATGACACCACCGAGTTCTGGCTGGGCAACGAGAAGATGCACCTGCTCTCCACCCAGTCCTCCATCCCATACGTGCTGAGGATCGAGCTCACCGACTGGGTGGGCAACAAGAA GTATGCCGACTACGCCATGTTCAAAGTGGGGCCGGAAATCGACATGTACCGCCTGACCTACGCCTACTACTTTGGCGGTGACGCGGGTGATGCGTTCGACGGCTTTGACTTCGGAGATGACCCCAGCGACAAGTTCTACACGTCTCACAACGGCATGCAGTTTAGTACCAGCGACAAGGACAACGACAAGTTCCAGGGTAACTGTGCTATGCAGGACGGCTCCGGTTGGTGGATGAACCGATGCCACGCCGCCCACCTCAACGGGAAATATTACCAGG GTGGGAAGTACACGGAGAAGGACGCCGGCGAGTCAGGCTACGACAATGGCATCATCTGGGCCACGTGGCACAGCCGCTGGTACTCCATGAAGGAGACTACCATGAAGATCATCCCCACCAACAGGATCACGGCGGGGGACGGACAGCAGACCGGAGGGGTCAAACAGTTTGGAGGCCTGTAA
- the LOC110497452 gene encoding fibrinogen gamma chain isoform X2, protein MAPSLLPTAAGVLLLFSLSSAMRGDYSEDCTPRDGFGKYCPTTCGVADYLNRYKPAVDKDLDEMEDILGRITNLTTGATEKVTYMKDSATQHQKSGGDVHYKRSASILDDVLRFEKTVVSQEEQIYQLQGILESNKKRMLDLKQMSIQLDQKCKDPCKDTVEIKPTTGKDCQDIANKGAKTSGLYYVKPLKAKEEFLVYCEIDSFGRGFTVLQRRRDGSVDFNKDWIQYKEGFGYLSPDDTTEFWLGNEKMHLLSTQSSIPYVLRIELTDWVGNKKYADYAMFKVGPEIDMYRLTYAYYFGGDAGDAFDGFDFGDDPSDKFYTSHNGMQFSTSDKDNDKFQGNCAMQDGSGWWMNRCHAAHLNGKYYQGGKYTEKDAGESGYDNGIIWATWHSRWYSMKETTMKIIPTNRITAGDGQQTGGVKQFGGL, encoded by the exons ATGGCTCCTTCCCTTTTGCCCACAGCCGCAGGCGTTCTTTTGctattctccctctcctctgca ATGAGGGGAGACTATTCCGAGGACTGCACACCAAGGGACGGATTT GGCAAGTACTGCCCGACGACATGTGGCGTGGCTGACTACCTCAACAGGTACAAGCCGGCGGTGGACAAGGACCTTGATGAAATGGAGGACATCCTGGGTAGAATAACCAACCTTACCACGGGGGCCACGGAGAAAGTCACCTACATGAAGGATTCGGCAACACAACATCAGAAGTCTGGTGGAG ACGTCCACTATAAAAGGTCAGCCAGCATACTGGATGATGTCCTGCGCTTTGAGAAGACCGTCGTCTCACAGGAGGAGCAAATATA TCAACTCCAGGGGATCCTGGAATCCAACAAGAAGAGGATGTTAGACCTCAAACAGATGTCCATTCAGCTGGATCAGAAATGCAAAGATCCCTGCAAGGATACTGTGGAAATCAAACCCACCACAGGGAAAG ATTGCCAGGATATTGCCAACAAGGGTGCCAAAACCAGCGGTCTGTACTACGTGAAGCCACTGAAGGCTAAGGAGGAGTTCCTGGTCTACTGTGAGATTGACAGCTTCGGCCGCGGCTTTACCGTACTGCAGAGG AGACGTGATGGCAGCGTAGACTTCAACAAGGACTGGATCCAGTATAAGGAGGGCTTCGGCTACCTGAGCCCAGATGACACCACCGAGTTCTGGCTGGGCAACGAGAAGATGCACCTGCTCTCCACCCAGTCCTCCATCCCATACGTGCTGAGGATCGAGCTCACCGACTGGGTGGGCAACAAGAA GTATGCCGACTACGCCATGTTCAAAGTGGGGCCGGAAATCGACATGTACCGCCTGACCTACGCCTACTACTTTGGCGGTGACGCGGGTGATGCGTTCGACGGCTTTGACTTCGGAGATGACCCCAGCGACAAGTTCTACACGTCTCACAACGGCATGCAGTTTAGTACCAGCGACAAGGACAACGACAAGTTCCAGGGTAACTGTGCTATGCAGGACGGCTCCGGTTGGTGGATGAACCGATGCCACGCCGCCCACCTCAACGGGAAATATTACCAGG GTGGGAAGTACACGGAGAAGGACGCCGGCGAGTCAGGCTACGACAATGGCATCATCTGGGCCACGTGGCACAGCCGCTGGTACTCCATGAAGGAGACTACCATGAAGATCATCCCCACCAACAGGATCACGGCGGGGGACGGACAGCAGACCGGAGGGGTCAAACAGTTTGGAGGCCTGTAA